Proteins encoded in a region of the Populus alba chromosome 13, ASM523922v2, whole genome shotgun sequence genome:
- the LOC118050414 gene encoding uncharacterized protein: MEIVASKTLCLGLNLKLISHKHTVDVFTPNLTRKMPSFSHQMRCGAQGFWRRENGRCFTPVAAVVSAAEDVEVSSSRFKDCTVMITSTNEDQELKIRVEVSGAKTRAIFEDVFKKMVTAAQPIPGFRRVKGGKTPDIPRDILLEVLGPSKVYKEVIKKVINSTVAEYVDKEGLKVSKDLRVEQSFEDLEDAFEPDEKFSFDAVIRLQQTT; the protein is encoded by the exons aTGGAAATAGTAGCGTCTAAAACCCTCTGCCTGGGCTTAAACCTCAAG TTAATAAGTCACAAGCATACAGTGGATGTCTTTACTCCAAATCTAACTCGCAAAATGCCATCCTTTTCCCATCAAATGAGATGTGGGGCGCAAGGATTTTGGAGAAG GGAAAATGGTAGATGTTTTACTCCTGTTGCGGCTGTAGTATCAG CTGCTGAAGATGTTGAAGTATCTTCCTCTCGGTTCAAAGATTGCACAGTGATGATTACGAGTACCAATGAAGATCAAGAATTGAAG ATAAGAGTGGAAGTATCTGGTGCTAAAACTAGAGCAATTTTTGaagatgttttcaaaaaaatggtTACTGCAGCCCAGCCAATCCCAGGATTTCGAAGAGTAAAGGGAG GAAAAACACCGGAT ATACCTAGAGACATTTTGTTAGAAGTTCTTGGACCTTCAAAAGTTTACAAGGAAGTGATCAAGAAAGTCATAAACTCTACTGTAGCTGAATATGTTGACAAG GAAGGCTTAAAAGTTAGCAAAGACTTGAGAGTTGAACAAAGCTTTGAAGATCTTGAAGATGCATTTGAACCAGATGAAAAATTCAGCTTTGATGCTGTCATTCGGCTTCAACAAACAACTTGA
- the LOC118050353 gene encoding uncharacterized protein — protein MAAMTTTASTLQLQQLRNLSFYKCLSLSSSSSSTNSIIFFQSHFTCNKLLLFSSNPNLRVLKHVGVKPISAVGSGMEASIAETNEKLIALKNVKIVIESQEEDKMQVRVDLNGDETQKVFNKALTDLARSAPPIPGFRREKGGKTTNVPREFLLQILGEDRVTNFVIQEIVTSTMADYVKKENLKVKENKISTTQKAEELKKVFVPGNEFGFNAVLELEKPEAESENETENKTDTETEPETSS, from the exons ATGGCGGCGATGACGACGACAGCATCAACTTTACAACTCCAACAACTTCGAAACCTCTCCTTTTACAAA TGTCTTTCTttgagcagcagcagcagcagcacaaatagcatcattttctttcaatctcACTTTACTTGCAATAa gctattattattttcttctaatCCAAATTTGAGAGTGCTTAAACATGTGGGAGTCAAGCCTATATCTGCTGTTGGGTCAG GTATGGAGGCATCAATTGCAGAAACGAATGAGAAACTAATAGCGttgaaaaatgttaaaatagttattgaatCCCAAGAGGAAGATAAGATGCAG gtAAGAGTGGATTTGAATGGAGATGAGACTCAAAAGGTGTTCAACAAGGCATTGACTGATTTAGCTCGTTCAGCACCTCCGATTCCAGGATTTCGAAGAGAGAAAGGAG GAAAAACAACAAAT GTTCCAAGGGAATTCCTCCTGCAAATCCTTGGAGAAGATCGTGTAACTAATTTTGTGATACAAGAAATAGTCACCTCAACCATGGCAGATTATGTGAAGAAG GAAAATCTGAAGGTGAAGGAGAACAAAATTAGCACCACTCAAAAGGCAGAAGAACTCAAGAAAGTGTTTGTACCTGGAAATGAATTTGGATTTAATGCTGTTCTAGAGCTTGAAAAACCTGAAGCTGAAAGTGAGAatgaaactgaaaataaaactGATACTGAAACTGAACCTGAAACATCAAGTTAA